The following coding sequences lie in one Lolium perenne isolate Kyuss_39 chromosome 2, Kyuss_2.0, whole genome shotgun sequence genomic window:
- the LOC127333423 gene encoding nuclear pore complex protein NUP54, with translation MFGTPSSPPLFGTPSSTSSFGTPSTTPAFGTPSSTPAFGAPSSTPAFGNPSSSPAFGTPSSTPAFGAPSSMPAFWTPSSNPAFGTSSSTLAFGAAPSPSPSPSPFGFQQQATPSPSPFGFTGLAGGQITTQMAPVAPLPLLPSDRDIQAIVDAYKEDPGNPRYAFRHLLFSVTDPSQRVKPVAASDIMWAEAMGKLECMDSADRERLWPQLLQGFKDLSCRLKLQDEVLVSDTERLSMTHSNVKKLQRHFQADTYPWIQRLKHQELVIERRLLRIMRIVEALENRGFRVQLSKEEADLYERLVAIIKQIKGTGGDLSKRTYNLLSTSRLLASTGGASGPIYIPNSAKVDEQSVTDLLEALQQQTEAVAKLGNVLKRDTRDVEIVLSEDIDMVEDGASRRPLNM, from the exons ATGTTCGGGACCCCCAGCTCGCCCCCCCTCTTCGGGACGCCCTCCTCTACATCCTCCTTCGGAACTCCCTCCACCACCCCTGCCTTCGGCACCCCTTCTTCCACGCCGGCATTCGGCGCGCCGTCGTCCACCCCAGCCTTCGGCAACCCGTCTTCCAGCCCCGCCTTCGGGACGCCTTCCTCGACCCCGGCATTCGGCGCGCCCTCTTCGATGCCGGCGTTTTGGACGCCCTCTTCGAACCCAGCTTTTGGCACGTCCTCGTCGACACTGGCGTTCGGAGCGGCGCCGTcgccatcgccatcgccatcgccGTTTGGATTCCAGCAGCAGGCTACTCCGTCCCCTTCGCCTTTTGGGTTCACCGGCTTGGCCGGTGGGCAGATCACAACCCAGATGGCCCCAGTTGCGCCTCTGCCGCTCTTGCCCTCCGACCGCGATATCCAG GCTATCGTGGATGCGTACAAGGAGGACCCAGGCAACCCTCGCTATGCTTTTAGG CATCTGTTGTTTAGCGTGACAGATCCTTCACAAAGGGTGAAGCCTGTAGCAGCATCTGAT ATCATGTGGGCAGAGGCGATGGGGAAGCTTGAGTGCATGGACAGTGCGGACAGGGAGAGGCTGTGGCCTCAACTTTTGCAGGGGTTTAAAGATCTCTCATGCCGGCTTAAG CTTCAAGATGAAGTTCTTGTCTCAGATACTGAACGGTTGAGCATGACCCACTCCAATGTCAAGAAG CTTCAAAGACATTTCCAAGCTGACACATATCCTTGGATTCAACGCTTGAAGCATCAAGAGCTTGTCATTGAGAGGCGTCTCTTAAGG ATCATGAGAATAGTGGAGGCGCTGGAGAATAGGGGTTTCCGTGTTCAATTATCGAAAGAAGAAGCTGATTTATatgaaagattggttgctataatAAAGCAG ATAAAAGGAACTGGTGGCGATCTGTCCAAGAGAACCTATAATCTTCTTTCTACCTCACGTCTTCTAGCAAGCACCGGTGGTGCTAGTGGTCCCATTTATATTCCTAATTCAGCCAAAGTTGATGAGCAAAGTGTTACTGATCTTCTTGAG GCCTTGCAGCAACAGACGGAAGCAGTTGCGAAGTTGGGCAATGTATTAAAAAGGGACACCAGAGACGTGGAAATTGTACTTTCGGAAGACATTGATATGGTGGAAGATGGTGCTTCAAGAAGGCCATTGAACATGTAA